CGCCTATCTGGTGCAGCTCCGCCGCGCGGGCGCGGGCAGCGCCCTGATCGACCCGGTGGCCTGCCCCGACCTCTCACCCCTCGGCGAGGCGCTCGACGGCGCCGAGTGGATCCTGCACGCCGCCACCCAGGACCTGCCGTGCCTGCGGGACATAGGCATGGCCCCCGCCCTCCTCTTCGACACCGAGCTGGCCGGACGGCTGGCCGGATTCCCCCGGGTCGGCCTCGGCGCCATGGTCGAGTCGGTCCTCGGATACGCCCTGGAGAAGGGGCACTCCGCCGTCGACTGGTCCACCCGCCCGCTGCCCGAGCCCTGGCTGCGCTACGCCGCGCTGGACGTGGAGCTGCTGATCGACCTGCGGGACGCCCTGGAGGAAGAGCTGGCGGAGCAGGGGAAGCTGGAGTGGGCGCGGCAGGAGTTCGCCGCGATCGCCGCCGCGCCGCCCCCCGCGCCCCGCAAGGACCCCTGGCGGCGGACCTCCGGTATGCACAAGGTGCGCCGCCGCCGTCAGATGGCGGTCGTCCGGGAGCTGTGGACCGCCCGTGACGCGGTGGCGCAGCGGCGCGATGTCTCGCCCGGGAAGGTGCTGAGCGACAGCGCCATCATCGAGGCGGCGCTCGCGGTGCCCCCGACGGTGCAGGCGCTGACCGCGCTGCCGGGCTTCGGCCATCGGATGGGCCGCCGCCAGTTGGAGCAATGGCAGTCGGCCGTGGACCGGGCGAAGGCACTGTCCGAGTCGGAGCTGCCGCAGCCGGGACAGCCGCTGAACGGCCCGCCGCCGCCCCGGGCATGGGCGGACAAGGACCCGGTGGCCGCGGCGCGTCTCTCGGCGGCCCGTACGGCGGTGTCCGAGCTGGCCGAGCGGCTGAATCTGCCGCAGGAGAACCTGATCACCCCGGACACGGTCCGCCGGGTCTGCTGGGAGCCCCCGGCCGAGCGCTCCGAGGCGGCGGTGGCCGCCGCGCTCGCCGGGTTCGGCGCCCGCCCCTGGCAGATCGAGCTGGTCGCCCCGCTGCTCGCCCAGGCCCTCGCCACCGGGGCCTGACCGCCGCCCGGCCGCCCGGCCGCGCACCCGTCCGAACCGCCCCCGCGGCCTGCCCGCGGGGGCGTTCGCGCCTTCCCGCCGGGTACCCGCCGCGGGCTCCGTCCCCCCGTTCCGGCCGGACGGCCACCCCTGCGGCGTGTGACGTTCGCCGCGTCCGGGCGCGGGACTGTGCAGGCTGGTTACCCACAAGTAGCATGAGGGTGAGCAAGCGCGCGCTTAGGGCTCGTCCCGCGGCGCGCCCCGCAGCAGTGCAACCTCGCACCCTGGAGGAGAGCCATCGTGCCTCGTACCCTCAGGGACGTCGTCTTCGTGGACGGCGTCCGGACCCCGTTCGGCAAGGCGGGCCCGAAGGGCATCTACCACGAGACCCGGGCCGACGACCTGGTCGTCAAGTCCATCCGCGAGCTGCTGCGGCGCAACCCCGGTCTCGACCCCGCCCGCATCGACGAGGTCGCCATCGCCGCGACCACCCAGATCGGCGACCAGGGGCTGACCCTGGGCCGCACCGCGGGCATCCTCGCGGGGCTCCCGCAGTCCGTGCCCGGCTACTCGATCGACCGCATGTGCGCGGGCGCCCTGACCGCCGTCACCACCACCGCGGGCTCCATCGCCTTCGGCGCGTACGACGTCGTCATCGCCGGTGGTGTCGAGCACATGGGCCGCCACCCGATGGGCGAGGGCGTCGACCCCAACCCCCGTTTCGTCAGCGAGAAGCTCGTCGACGAGTCCGCCCTGTTCATGGGCATGACGGCGGAGAACCTGCACGACCGCTACCCGTCGATCACCAAGCAGCGGGCCGACGAGTACGCCGTCCGCTCCCAGGAGAAGGCCGCCAAGGCGTACGCCGACGGAAAGATCCAGCAGGATCTGGTGCCGATCTCCGTGCGCCGCACCTCCCCCGAGGGCGGCGAGACCGGCTGGGGGCTCGCCACCCAGGACGAGCCCATGCGGCCCGGCACCACGCTGGAGAACCTGGCGGGTCTGAAGACCCCGTTCCGCGCCCACGGCCGGGTCACGGCCGGCAACGCCGCCGGGCTCAACGACGGCGCCACCGCGGCCATCGTCGCCTCCGAGGACTTCGCCCGGGAGCAGGGCCTCCCGGTGCGGATGCGGCTGGTCGCGTA
The nucleotide sequence above comes from Streptomyces clavuligerus. Encoded proteins:
- a CDS encoding HRDC domain-containing protein, yielding MTDAQETAAETALRTAGGAPPDDGVAAEEAPPTPLLEPREGIPAVVADADALAAVTAAFGAGSGPVAVDAERASGYRYGQRAYLVQLRRAGAGSALIDPVACPDLSPLGEALDGAEWILHAATQDLPCLRDIGMAPALLFDTELAGRLAGFPRVGLGAMVESVLGYALEKGHSAVDWSTRPLPEPWLRYAALDVELLIDLRDALEEELAEQGKLEWARQEFAAIAAAPPPAPRKDPWRRTSGMHKVRRRRQMAVVRELWTARDAVAQRRDVSPGKVLSDSAIIEAALAVPPTVQALTALPGFGHRMGRRQLEQWQSAVDRAKALSESELPQPGQPLNGPPPPRAWADKDPVAAARLSAARTAVSELAERLNLPQENLITPDTVRRVCWEPPAERSEAAVAAALAGFGARPWQIELVAPLLAQALATGA
- a CDS encoding thiolase family protein — protein: MPRTLRDVVFVDGVRTPFGKAGPKGIYHETRADDLVVKSIRELLRRNPGLDPARIDEVAIAATTQIGDQGLTLGRTAGILAGLPQSVPGYSIDRMCAGALTAVTTTAGSIAFGAYDVVIAGGVEHMGRHPMGEGVDPNPRFVSEKLVDESALFMGMTAENLHDRYPSITKQRADEYAVRSQEKAAKAYADGKIQQDLVPISVRRTSPEGGETGWGLATQDEPMRPGTTLENLAGLKTPFRAHGRVTAGNAAGLNDGATAAIVASEDFAREQGLPVRMRLVAYSFAGVEPEVMGYGPIPATEKALAQAGLSIEDIGLFEVNEAFAVQVLAFLEHYGIADDDPRVNQYGGAIAFGHPLASSGVRLMTQLARQFEDQPQVRYGLTTMCVGFGMGATVIWENPHFDGGTK